The genomic segment ACCAAGTCCAGTGGTGCAATAAAGATAATCGTCTGCGCCAAGTTCCTCAATCATGTCAACTGTGGCTTCAATACCCTCTGTTGACATGGAAAGATGCTCAGGGCGAATGCCTACAGTAACGCTCTTTCCTGCGTTCTCAGGGACAACAATTGGATTGCCGCCCAAAAGAACTTCTTTGTTTTCATTTACTTCTTTAGTAAACAAATTCATCGAAGGTGACCCAATAAAACCTGCGACGAAAGCATTAACTGGGTTCTCGTACAGTTCTCGCGGAGGCGCACATTGTTGCAACTCTCCTTCACGAAGCACTGCAACCCGGTCCCCCATTGTCATTGCTTCCACTTGATCATGGGTCACATAGACCGTGGTAGTTGCCAAACGCCGTTGCAATCGAGCAATTTCTGTTCTGGTTTGAACTCGAAGCTTCGCGTCCAAGTTTGAAAGTGGCTCATCCATGAGAAAAACTTGAGGAGCTCGGACGATAGCTCGACCCATCGCTACGCGCTGCCGCTGTCCGCCGGATAGAGCCTTTGGTTTCCTATCCAGGAACTGTGTGAGATCCAGTAATCGTGCTGCTTCTTCCACCCGTTCCTTGATTTCAGACTTTGCTACTTTCGCCATTTTCAGTGCAAAGCCCATGTTTTCAGCAACCGTCATATGCGGATACAACGCATAATTTTGAAAAACCATAGCCGCATCTCGGTCTTTTGGCGGAATAGTAGTGACGTCTTTCCCTCCAATCATGATCCGTCCTGAGCTAACTTCCTCTAGTCCAGCCAACATGCGAAGCGTAGTTGATTTACCGCAACCTGACGGCCCAACAAGAACGAGGAATTCACCGTCCTCAATCTCTAAATTAATTTGGTTTACGCTTGGTTTCTTAGCACCTGGATAAATAAGGCTAACGTTTTCATAAGTAATGCTTGCCATGTCATTTCCTTTCAAATTATTCGTTGGTTAAAAGAATTATTTCTCAAAATATAGATCTACTCGGCGATCCAAAAAAGCATCATTATCTGGCGATATTCTCGAATTGGAATTCACTTCGACATCAGCCACCCATATCTCAGGCACCGATGGGGTTTTAATGTGTGGACCAGACAACGGATACCCATCCTTACCGATAATTATGCTTCCGCCGATCCAGTCGGTACCTCGTTCTTCACCGCACCGATCAGCGATGACAATCGGCAATCTATACTCTGCGGCATGGGCCATTGCTTTAAATATCTCAATAGGCCAGCTATCACTCGGCCGAGGATTTTTCGGCCAATTTACCGGAGCAGTCAAAACTTCTGCCCCCATTTCTGCTGCGATTCTGACAACTTCTGGAAATTCAATGTCATAACAAATCGCAACAGATATTTTCCCTACGCTAGTAGTAAAAATTGTCGGTAAATGATTTCCCTGCTCGAAAAATTGCTTCTCGGTGTTCCACAGATGCGTCTTCCGATATGTTCCCAGAAGGTGTCCATTGTCGAGGATGATCGCTGAGGAAAAAAGCACACCTTCTTCAGAAATCTCTGAAATTCCAGATACCAATACGATCTGAAATTCACGAGACATTTCTTGCAAAAATGTAGTCCACTTTCCAGGGATAACTTCCGACCTTCGTGTAGCTTCAGCCTGATCAGCAAAACAATATCCAGATGTTGCAAGCTCCGGTAGGACAATAAGCGAGGCTCCAGCATCAGCAGCGGCTTTCACGCTACTAATCATGCTGGCACGAATGCTCTCTGGATTATCAATATCAATGTCAATCTGGCACGAAGCTACTCGAATTGTGTTCACTGTTATCGAAGCCCTGCTGCCTCAAGCACACTGACAGGTGCAACATAATCATTCGGATCAAGAGCAAATCCTGCTTCATGCGCAGCATTGATCACTTCTTCATGCCAGTCAATCTTGACTCTATTATCTCCTGCAGAGACAACAAACAATTCGCCTTCAGTATCTGAGATGCACCTGAATTGTCTCCAAGATCCTTCTGGAATTGAGATGGCATCGCGTGAAGATAACGTAACTACTTGCTTGTCATCACCATCATTAATGGTGATCTTCCAAGTACCAGACTTAATAGTGATTGTTTGTGGTACCTCAATTTTATGTCGGAGGATACCTTCACCAGAGTTCGCAACAATCCATGCCGCAGAGAAAGAATGTGGCTCATGGATTGGTGGAACCTGGCGACGATTTTCAGTCAACCCATACCCAATAACTAGAGCTAATTTCGCACGCCCTCCGGGGAGAGATGAGCACAAAAATGCTTTATCAAAATACACTCGATCTTCTCTAGTTATCACACGCTTACGGAAATCATCCTCGGAGAATACTTCCAGGGATTCCAGCTGTGCTTGGGAGAGCGGACGAATCAAATTCTCGGAGGACGGAATTGGATCTCCTGCTTCTGTATCAACCAATAGATTTTCCCTGGTTAGATGCAGCCCATACCCTTCAGCATCTTGGAGAACCTGAGGTCCCCAAATAATTCCACCAGTATCGTCTCGTCCAAGTGCCGTATACAAAATTCCATCGTCAGGACCGATGTTAGTGAAACCACGAAAGATCCAGGTAGGAACAGTAATTACGTCTCCATCTTGAGAGATGTAATTACCTTGTTCACCATTAGGCCCCCAGCGAAGTTGAAACTCCCCTTCAAAGTTAACAAACACTTCAGCAGTAAAGTGTAAATGCAAACTATTTGAGACTCCATTGGGCATTCCGGCCGCGCCTAGTTGAAAGCCATGCGCTGATGAGACATTCACAAACTGATCTGAGCTTTGAGAAACGCCTGGACCAACGAAGGAGTAATTGTCTTTTTGATCAGATCCTGGGGTTTTGCAGTCAATAAATGCTGCTTTACACGGTACCCAGTCACTGAATGTAATCACCCTTGAGCTGAGTTCTTCTTTAGATACGATTTTTGTCATGATAGCTCTCTTTCAAATCTTTGAATGCTTGTTTTCTACTTGCGTTCTGGCTTAGTAAAGATTCTCAAATTTGTATTCACCATCTCCTCGTGTTGCTTCGATTTGGGCCAAAACTCCAACCCAATCAAAAACCCTGACTTCCCGGATGATCTTCTGATCATGAATCTGGAATTGAGAAACACCGAGGATCTCAATATCTTGGCCTGAAAGTTCGCCAAAGATATCTACACCCGAGTAGTTTCCTTTTAGTTTCCAAGCAACTGCTACTCGCAGACCTCCATACCGGGTCTCGAAGTTTGCTTGAACATCTCTTACTTCAAATTCACATCCAGGAAAACCACTCACTAGATGAAGAAGGTCTTCTTGATATGCTTTCGGCCTAACAACGGTTTTGTCTCCAACCGAATGCAAAATTACGTCGCGATCGAAGTACTTCGACATACTCTTGAAATTTCTTCGAGACCATACATTTTTGATCATCTCTAAAACCATTTG from the Corynebacterium crudilactis genome contains:
- a CDS encoding cupin domain-containing protein, whose amino-acid sequence is MTKIVSKEELSSRVITFSDWVPCKAAFIDCKTPGSDQKDNYSFVGPGVSQSSDQFVNVSSAHGFQLGAAGMPNGVSNSLHLHFTAEVFVNFEGEFQLRWGPNGEQGNYISQDGDVITVPTWIFRGFTNIGPDDGILYTALGRDDTGGIIWGPQVLQDAEGYGLHLTRENLLVDTEAGDPIPSSENLIRPLSQAQLESLEVFSEDDFRKRVITREDRVYFDKAFLCSSLPGGRAKLALVIGYGLTENRRQVPPIHEPHSFSAAWIVANSGEGILRHKIEVPQTITIKSGTWKITINDGDDKQVVTLSSRDAISIPEGSWRQFRCISDTEGELFVVSAGDNRVKIDWHEEVINAAHEAGFALDPNDYVAPVSVLEAAGLR
- a CDS encoding ABC transporter ATP-binding protein; translated protein: MASITYENVSLIYPGAKKPSVNQINLEIEDGEFLVLVGPSGCGKSTTLRMLAGLEEVSSGRIMIGGKDVTTIPPKDRDAAMVFQNYALYPHMTVAENMGFALKMAKVAKSEIKERVEEAARLLDLTQFLDRKPKALSGGQRQRVAMGRAIVRAPQVFLMDEPLSNLDAKLRVQTRTEIARLQRRLATTTVYVTHDQVEAMTMGDRVAVLREGELQQCAPPRELYENPVNAFVAGFIGSPSMNLFTKEVNENKEVLLGGNPIVVPENAGKSVTVGIRPEHLSMSTEGIEATVDMIEELGADDYLYCTTGLGFPLVVRGDQNNLPEKGSKVHFSFDKDRALFFDGESGVRLK
- a CDS encoding nitrilase-related carbon-nitrogen hydrolase; translated protein: MNTIRVASCQIDIDIDNPESIRASMISSVKAAADAGASLIVLPELATSGYCFADQAEATRRSEVIPGKWTTFLQEMSREFQIVLVSGISEISEEGVLFSSAIILDNGHLLGTYRKTHLWNTEKQFFEQGNHLPTIFTTSVGKISVAICYDIEFPEVVRIAAEMGAEVLTAPVNWPKNPRPSDSWPIEIFKAMAHAAEYRLPIVIADRCGEERGTDWIGGSIIIGKDGYPLSGPHIKTPSVPEIWVADVEVNSNSRISPDNDAFLDRRVDLYFEK